The nucleotide window GAACCCTGAAAGCTGACCGTTTATTCTAACCTGATTTTAAAATTTTTGACGCTTAAAGCGATAAATCCAACCGTCATGATCACCAGAATAAGCGTTTCTTTCCATAGCAGTAACAAGCCGGAATCTTTGAGCATAATGCTTCTGACAATTACCAAAAACCAACGGGCCGGAATAAGGTTGCTAATCCACTGAAGTATTACCGGCATACTTGAAATCGGGAAAATAAATCCGGACAGCAGCACGGTGGGCAGTAACAAGCCCGCCAGCGAAGCCATCATAGCTGTTTGCTGATCATCTGCCCGAGTAGATATATAAACCCCCAGTGCCAACGCTGTAAAAATAAACAGCAGAGATTCTGCCAGGAACAAGGAGTAGGAACCCCGGAACGGAACAGTAAAAACCCATCGTGCCATGACTAAAACCGTGAGCACATTTACAAAGGCCAATACCAAATATGGCAGCACTTTGCCAATGATGATCTGGGCCGGACGCAGGGGCGAAACCAGTAAAATCTCCATATTGCCCATCTCTTTTTCTCGCGTGATCGAAATGGAGGTCATCAAAGCAGAAATAAGCATCAAAATTACGGCAATAAGTCCCGGTACAAATAAATTTACGCTTTCCAACTGGGGATTAAACAGCATATTGACGTTTGTCCCAATCCCTCCTTGCTGTATCCGGTCATCATCCGACATTCGTTGCTGGTAATCCACAATTATGGACGATGAATACTGCTGGATAAGTTGCGCTAAATTGGGATTGGAAGCATCCGTAATAATATGTACTGCAGGCTGCTCATCCCGCTGCAACTTACGGGCAAAATCAGATTCAAAAACCAACACCTCATCAATTTCGCCCTGCTGAAAAAGGTCTTCAATTGCATCATAGCGCTGAATATGCCCTTCTATCGTAAAATATTTAGAGGCATCAACTTTACTGATAATCTGTTGCGTCACTTCATCGCGGGAGGCATCCAATACCATTACTTTGGCATCTTCCACTTCATTGCGGATGGCAAAGCCAAAGAGCAAC belongs to Fodinibius sp. Rm-B-1B1-1 and includes:
- a CDS encoding ABC transporter permease; amino-acid sequence: MDAFIGFVTKEFKQIYRDKRTLLVLFGMPIIQMLLFGFAIRNEVEDAKVMVLDASRDEVTQQIISKVDASKYFTIEGHIQRYDAIEDLFQQGEIDEVLVFESDFARKLQRDEQPAVHIITDASNPNLAQLIQQYSSSIIVDYQQRMSDDDRIQQGGIGTNVNMLFNPQLESVNLFVPGLIAVILMLISALMTSISITREKEMGNMEILLVSPLRPAQIIIGKVLPYLVLAFVNVLTVLVMARWVFTVPFRGSYSLFLAESLLFIFTALALGVYISTRADDQQTAMMASLAGLLLPTVLLSGFIFPISSMPVILQWISNLIPARWFLVIVRSIMLKDSGLLLLWKETLILVIMTVGFIALSVKNFKIRLE